One Setaria viridis chromosome 5, Setaria_viridis_v4.0, whole genome shotgun sequence genomic region harbors:
- the LOC117855962 gene encoding uncharacterized protein has protein sequence MWTGLRRARASSARASHSPRSTTPAGAPPLDAPNLLGAAPIFIPPRASNSTGHSPTTALGSNAPLWLSTSALLAETFCFHFFFSFHPSHSQALTVSLTHPVYLAVFTLPFFFACTPTSLSPPLPPRFGFPTPPHPTPPHSTPLHQPSQNPSPRRPRMASPARPAAASVSGAFGLPPDARCSFDHPRHREDERANRTFVGVYAQPLLHQHHHQQLQQNQQQDGGFYPKDAVMAAVEECMRKQADALLHSLDGIGGRLSQLELYCYKLERSIGELRSDVMDYHGESTANFRCIDKNLRQVHKSVQILQDRQDLAETPNELSKLQIAHEAPSHKSEATGFSMLAPRESDHSTQVPKHEVALLPIHQVNGMQSPAVQVQSSNGFVLQHLVPVSLSAQHDQQQLNQAPVYYVQSQDHAKSTESKTAEPLVQVVQPLVQNPEARVAVELPQKSSHATELYPQPQNHRPQMPTQQVDSHAWHSQQHMVQQQQYIIQHVSRQMAQQQSSSPQSQSAPQVTPLYPSYCSQKPANANSEPISRSVAVQPPYSSPQQKHHEVAHSFYGQGNTILLPVADHNIQQQQPQSLQPHSQGPCPQPSQPSHCSVASYAVQGNGQTYSSTYKNPSNCPATVVAILPQPQATAPMAFHHLGPQAVHNHQFGNMVETASVVGYPRDQVEILPVVTAAQPAMVDKLNAGSNVTSPREWSA, from the exons ATGTGGACCGGGCTCCGCCGAGCTCGGGCATCATCGGCCCGCGCCTCTCACTCTCCGAGGTCCACCACGCCCGCTGGCGCTCCCCCCCTTGATGCCCCCAACTTGCTCGGCGCCGCTCCCATTTTTATTCCTCCCCGCGCCTCGAACTCCACAGGGCACAGCCCCACCACCGCTCTCGGCTCCAACGCCCCACTCTGGCTCTCTACCTCCGCTTTGCTTGCCGAGACCTTCTGtttccacttttttttttcctttcaccCCTCTCACTCTCAGGCTCTAACAGTCTCACTCACCCACCCTGTTTACCTGGCCGTTTTTACATTACCCTTCTTCTTTGCTTGTACTCCTACCTCTCTTTCCccgccccttcctcctcgcttcgGATTCCCAACTCCCCctcaccccaccccaccccactcCACCCCGCTGCACCAACCatcccaaaaccctagcccccGCCGCCCACGCATGGCCTCCcccgcgcgccccgccgccgcctccgtctccgGCGCCTTCGGCCTGCCCCCCGACGCGCGCTGCTCCTTCGACCACCCGCGCCACCGCGAG GACGAACGGGCGAACAGGACCTTCGTTGGCGTCTACGCGCAGCCGCTgctgcaccagcaccaccaccagcagctgcagcagaacCAGCAGCAGGACGGAGGGTTCTACCCCAAGGACGCCGTCATGGCGGCCGTCGAGGAGTGCATGCGGAAGCAGGCCGACGCGCTGCTCCACTCGCTCGACGGCATCGGGGGCCGCCTCTCGCAGCTCGAGCTCTACTGCTACAAGCTCGAGAGGTCCATCGGGGAGCTCCGCAGCGACGTCATGGACTACCACGGCGAGAGCACCGCCAACTTCAGGTGCATCGACAAGAATCTCAGACAG GTCCACAAATCTGTGCAGATCCTTCAGGACAGGCAAGATTTAGCTGAGACTCCGAACGAACTAAGCAAACTTCAAATAGCGCATGAGGCGCCTTCTCACAAGAGTGAAGCCACTGGTTTTTCCATGCTTGCGCCAAGGGAAAGCGACCACAGCACGCAAGTTCCGAAGCATGAGGTTGCCCTTTTGCCGATTCACCAAGTTAATGGGATGCAATCACCTGCTGTCCAGGTCCAAAGCAGCAACGGGTTTGTTCTGCAGCACTTGGTGCCGGTCTCTTTGAGCGCACAGCATGATCAGCAGCAGCTGAACCAAGCTCCTGTGTACTATGTGCAAAGCCAGGATCATGCCAAATCCACCGAGAGCAAGACGGCGGAACCTTTGGTTCAAGTTGTGCAGCCACTTGTCCAGAACCCTGAAGCCAGGGTTGCGGTTGAGCTACCTCAAAAATCTAGTCACGCAACTGAGTTGTACCCTCAACCACAGAATCACAGGCCCCAGATGCCTACCCAGCAGGTTGATTCGCACGCATGGCATTCCCAACAGCACATGGTGCAACAGCAGCAATACATTATCCAGCATGTTTCGCGACAGATGGCTCAACAACAATCGTCATCTCCTCAGTCGCAGAGTGCTCCTCAAGTCACACCCTTGTATCCTTCATACTGTTCCCAGAAGCCTGCCAATGCTAACTCTGAGCCAATTTCAAGAAGTGTGGCTGTGCAGCCTCCATACTCTTCGCCGCAGCAGAAGCATCATGAAGTTGCTCATTCATTTTATGGCCAAGGCAACACAATTTTGCTTCCAGTGGCTGATCATAatatccagcagcagcagccacagtCACTGCAGCCACACAGCCAGGGCCCCTGTCCTCAACCAAGCCAGCCCAGCCATTGTAGTGTTGCATCTTATGCTGTTCAAGGAAATGGGCAGACCTATAGCTCCACGTACAAGAACCCTTCTAACTGCCCTGCAACTGTTGTTGCTATTCTGCCTCAGCCTCAAGCTACTGCTCCGATGGCGTTTCATCACTTGGGACCGCAAGCCGTGCACAATCATCAGTTTGGAAATATGGTTGAAACAGCCAGTGTAGTAGGGTATCCACGGGATCAAGTCGAGATACTTCCGGTGGTGACAGCAGCCCAACCTGCCATGGTTGATAAGCTTAATGCTGGCAGCAATGTAACATCCCCACGTGAATGGTCAGCATAG